From Streptomyces chrestomyceticus JCM 4735, one genomic window encodes:
- a CDS encoding FecCD family ABC transporter permease yields MASPGERQEAVEQAPEQAVEQAPKQAVEQPPEQAAGRAGGAEGRAAGQARTRWLALGLLVALLAALTAAVALGATDIAPAEVWSVVFRRLGGEPPRPGTDDLIVWQLRVPRALLAALVGAGLGLVGTATQALVRNPLADPYLLGISNGASLGAVAAIVLGAGTVAGAGGVFELGGGVGLSLAAFAGALASFALVWTLARRGGGFAPLRLVLAGVGIGQFLAGFTSYLVLQAGDEQQTRGVLFWLMGSLGGATWGTLLLPAVTVPAGLLLLQARARALNALTMGDETAASVGVDVVRLRRTLFVVTSLLTGVLVSVSGAVAFVGLMVPHLCRLIVGGDHRRLLPLAALTGALLLVVVDIVCRTAMDGQELPVGVVTAVIGAPVLLYVLDRRLGAGAGAGA; encoded by the coding sequence ATGGCATCGCCGGGTGAGAGGCAAGAGGCCGTCGAGCAGGCTCCCGAGCAGGCCGTCGAGCAGGCCCCTAAGCAGGCCGTCGAGCAGCCTCCTGAGCAGGCCGCCGGGCGGGCCGGAGGAGCTGAAGGACGGGCAGCCGGCCAGGCCCGTACCCGCTGGCTCGCCCTCGGGCTGCTGGTCGCCCTGCTCGCCGCGCTGACCGCGGCCGTCGCACTCGGTGCTACCGACATCGCCCCGGCCGAGGTGTGGTCGGTGGTGTTCCGGCGGCTGGGGGGCGAGCCGCCCCGGCCGGGTACGGACGATCTGATCGTCTGGCAGCTTCGCGTCCCGAGGGCGCTGCTCGCCGCGCTGGTCGGCGCGGGTCTCGGGCTCGTCGGTACGGCCACCCAGGCGCTGGTGCGCAATCCGCTGGCGGACCCGTACCTGCTGGGCATCTCGAACGGCGCTTCGCTGGGCGCGGTGGCCGCGATCGTGCTGGGCGCGGGCACCGTGGCGGGGGCGGGCGGGGTGTTCGAGCTGGGCGGAGGGGTGGGGCTGTCGCTGGCCGCCTTCGCCGGGGCGCTCGCCTCGTTCGCGCTGGTGTGGACGCTGGCTCGCCGGGGCGGTGGCTTCGCGCCGCTGCGGCTGGTGCTGGCCGGGGTCGGCATCGGGCAGTTCCTGGCCGGGTTCACCAGCTACCTCGTACTCCAGGCCGGGGACGAACAGCAGACGCGCGGCGTGCTGTTCTGGCTGATGGGCAGCCTGGGTGGGGCCACTTGGGGCACGCTCCTGCTGCCGGCCGTCACCGTACCGGCCGGACTGCTGCTCCTCCAGGCGCGGGCCCGTGCGCTGAACGCGCTGACGATGGGGGACGAGACGGCGGCGAGCGTCGGCGTGGACGTCGTACGGCTGCGCCGGACGCTGTTCGTGGTGACCAGCCTGCTCACCGGCGTCCTGGTGTCGGTGTCCGGGGCGGTCGCCTTCGTGGGGCTGATGGTGCCGCACCTGTGCCGGCTGATCGTCGGGGGCGACCACCGCAGGCTGCTGCCGCTGGCCGCGCTGACCGGGGCGCTCCTGCTGGTCGTGGTGGACATCGTGTGCCGTACCGCCATGGACGGCCAGGAACTGCCGGTGGGCGTGGTCACGGCGGTGATCGGCGCGCCGGTGCTGCTGTATGTGCTGGACCGGCGGCTGGGAGCCGGAGCGGGGGCGGGAGCGTGA
- a CDS encoding ABC transporter ATP-binding protein, with translation MRIDIEDLRVSYAGRCVVAGVRLMAAPGEIAGVVGPNGSGKSTVLRTVYRHLNPEAGRVLLAGEDIRTMPPARTARHIAALPQERGGDFELTVHEVVAMGRTPYKRAFAGDDRADRETVARALADVGLAEYGGRRFSALSGGERQRALLARAFAQAPDVLVLDEPTNHLDVRHQVELLNLLRGRACTTLVSLHDLNAAASVCDRLHVLSEGTVVASGAPREVLTPELLAEVFGVRAAVVDHPLTGDPLIAVDQREVAVPAAVADQES, from the coding sequence ATGCGGATCGACATCGAGGATCTGCGGGTATCGTACGCCGGCCGGTGCGTGGTGGCCGGGGTGCGGCTGATGGCCGCGCCCGGCGAGATCGCGGGCGTGGTCGGCCCGAACGGCAGTGGCAAGTCCACGGTGCTGCGTACGGTCTACCGGCACCTGAACCCCGAAGCGGGCCGGGTGCTGCTCGCCGGGGAGGACATTCGGACCATGCCACCGGCGCGCACCGCCCGGCACATCGCCGCCCTGCCCCAGGAACGCGGCGGCGACTTCGAACTCACCGTCCACGAGGTGGTGGCGATGGGCCGCACCCCGTACAAGCGGGCGTTCGCGGGCGACGACCGCGCCGACCGGGAGACGGTGGCCCGTGCCCTGGCCGACGTGGGGCTGGCGGAGTACGGCGGGCGGCGGTTCTCGGCGCTCTCCGGCGGGGAGCGGCAACGGGCCCTGCTCGCCCGTGCCTTCGCCCAGGCGCCGGACGTCCTCGTCCTGGACGAACCGACGAACCACCTGGACGTACGGCACCAGGTCGAGCTGCTGAACCTGCTGCGCGGCCGGGCCTGTACGACGCTCGTCTCCCTGCACGACCTGAACGCGGCGGCCTCGGTCTGCGACCGGCTCCATGTGCTGTCGGAAGGGACGGTGGTGGCGTCCGGCGCGCCGCGCGAGGTGCTGACGCCGGAGCTGCTGGCCGAGGTGTTCGGGGTGCGGGCGGCGGTGGTCGATCATCCGCTGACGGGGGACCCGCTGATCGCCGTCGATCAGCGTGAAGTCGCGGTTCCAGCCGCAGTCGCGGATCAGGAGAGCTGA